TGAAAATTAAGGGAAAATGATCATATAACTTTTCTACAGAAAATCACAGGGAGtagatttaaaataatttcttaaatatGCTTTTGAGCGATTTTGATTCAttaaatttgtcaaaattgTACTCTGTCAAGCAAGTGATGAAACAAGCTCAtatgaaaaaactaaaaataagttGAAATTAGCTATGAATTTTGtctcttatattttttttagtagtgtgcaaaattattaaattttgctTTTTATACTCTAGCTTCGTCCCTATTTGTAATGCGATTTGGAGAGAAAGAAACTATAGGTCTTGTTAGAGAAATTGTTTTTATGTGCTTGCTAAAAAATCTCTATTTTTAGTTCTCATACCTTTTGTCTAGAAGTTAAATACTAGTCAGAATTTCTCTTTATTCTAAATTTAATGGCAATAtctttacaatttttttatttttttttgaaaattttaaatcacAATTAAGGCtctaaaagaaaattaattcaAATGAACCATTAGCGAAATGCACGAgctattttcataaatattttaattgaatcgatgagaaaaaaaataataatgttttcttaaggaaaacttagaaaatTTCCCACTTAAAAGTAAGAATCTGTTTCCTACCAGGTATTTTTTCAGTGAGCTGGTTTAGTAGAAAATAAGTGGAAAAATCATGTTATATAATACAAATTTCTCACTGATTTGcgatgaaaaaaaaatgatattattaATAGTAAGATAACGACCGTACTATTTGAGTTAGCTTGTACACATCTCGATAAATTTCATGAGATATTTTTTAGTTCTCACCAACGCCATGTATTGAGTTATTATGTCCACCAAACTTTGGACAAATAAACGAAAATCACCTTATATTTTTGCCTTCAATAATATAAGAACTTCAAATCTCATAATTTTTTACTCACTTTATTAATCAATACACCATAATTTTGCGTGTGATCTTGTTTTTCTCTTAATGAACCACCACAAGTGGCTGAATAAAAAGGGGAAGGGAACTATCAATGTTGATTTAATTGCTATGAATTTATGTCTGTATAAAAATGTGAATGTACATTAACgctaaaaaaaaatactctctCCGTTCCATTTTAGTTGTTAAAGTTTCCTTTTTGAGAATCAAACAATATGAATTTCGACTCACATTTTAAGatgtattttataattatattaatataaaaataattgcaacttataatatttttcgtataatttttaaattctaaatttttactttaaaatattgaattaatcTAATCTAATTTAACTTTGAAAGTTGGTCCAATTGACAACTAAAAAGAAACGGAAGAATATCATATCTAGTCGATGTTGAATTACTCCTTCCGTttttatttacttgtcaaatattttttaatttgattttttttacttgttatttttgataaatcaagGGATGACACTTTTTCTTCATATTATACCCttaatttattaacattgagttaatatctttgaaaaatatagtaagtaaatatgtttaagattttatcaattaataaaaataaaataataaatttatatactaattattattttcttaataaatgtgTTAAGTTAAAATTTGACGGAAAAAAGTAATTACAAGGAAGTCAACGTTGAATTGGATTgcaattaataatttaatagcAACATTTACTACTTGTTAATTAATGTATTGCCTGACGTCAAATGACATCAACCAACAGTCAccaatatagaaaaaaaaacagcTTCTAGAGATAGTCAACTTTCTTATGACAATGATATACGACACCTCAATTATTTTAACAAATACTTAAAAAATTGAATCTAgtaataaattgaattaaaaaaaatgttattaatttactattttaatattgAATTATTAGGTAAATCGATAATATATTAAGACttataatttactattttaatatttactcatatataaatatcaaacaaaaaatattaatataaatatataatcattatatcaTACTATCATTGCCCTATACAATTCACACTTCACACTACTTCATAGTTTACAGTGCATTTATCCTATAAGTTTTGTCGCTTTAGGTTCACAAAGTTAAAACTCAAAATCTAAAGAACTAAGAATGATGGCTACAGTTTGCAAGTTACAATTACGACGGTAAGATTTAGGCGACGGTTAGGATTGTGAGtttgatttctctttttttttttttacttctcttGTTCTTCCCAATATCCACTTTCTCAAAAAATTCGACTTCGTTGGTAAATAATTAAGAGAATATTTCTTTCCAATTGGGGTTAATTCTAATGAGCATTTGAATTTTTTCCTTAATaaactctttttccttttttcaatAATGTTCAAGATTTTCGAAAATTGTTGGAAAAGtcgtatatttattttgaaagtattttcttattgggttatcggtttaacatatttaaaaaaattgaaaatcgaTACACAAAATCGATAATACTTAATATCGAACCGATCGATACACCCCCCTATCGAATACCCGCTATCCTTAGTAGGCGTTTGACCATCAATTTCACCTCATGAGATGAAATCAGCATTTGGACATGTAATTTTATGTTGATTTCATATAATGagatgaaatttcaaattcaccaaaaatcatgatttaaaaatttcaaattgatgatatgaacttttcaaatataaaaattgacccgcaagtttatattttgtcaaaataacccatatttattttatagataTCTACTGGCCATTTGtttcatatgtaaataaaatttataattcacATCATTACTTTTAAAACCTTCTATATCTCATATAACGACTATTCTCtccaatataaaatttatttttacttcaaatcaattcttagtttatcatttatattcaccaaatttattatttttgatctAATTTATTACCGCTTCATTCACATCAatgtttaataataaaaaaattccaTCATTATATGGAGTGGAAAAGACTAATCACTATAATCTGTGATATTAAGTGCAAAAATAATTTCCTTAGATACTAACAACTTGAACATTACAACTAATGCGATTTTATAAACTTTTGCTTATTTGGCAAGATTGTATAAACAGTTGAGACAATTTTTATAGTTTTGCAACTTATgagatttttatgtttatgagaaaatatataacataaaaagtTCAAATTGTATGTCTaaataaaacttcaacttcatctcatgttttcatatcaTATGGCCAAATAGACCCTTAATCAAGAGTTAGATAGGTTAAAATTCATTTTATCATGAAATTTAAAACTGAAATTTCATGATTCTTCTATTACTTTATTTATCGATAGGCCACGTGAACGTAAATGATAAGAAAATCTAAATTACgagaccaattttttttttcgatAGCTGACTGGAACTTAGTTCCCTGTAGTTGGTGATAAAATTAACCTATGAAAAATATGATCTCTCATCCTGCCCTATCCATTCAATgatttagtatttatttattggttCAATCCAATTTGACTTTTATAATATAACTCATTCAAAATTCTcttaaaaaattgaattgatATATAGTTTAAATTGATTCAtgagaaattttattaaaatatttttaaaaaatatttttttaattagacaCTTAAAAACTTATATTTCCCCTCTCCACTACCCAACCCCACCAacgaaaaaggaaaaattatagaaacaaggaaaataatctagaaaaagaaagtcattttgaattaaaaaatgaGAGAAGAATTTGCAAAAAAAGAGGGGAGAACACTAAAATGTAAAATGAGTAAAAGTTTGCAACTTTTCCCTTTCTGGAAAGTacatgttttttttcctttatggGAAGTTTCAatctttttaatatatatatataaagtaggTGGATGTTCAATTTAAAACGAGGAAGTAAATTCTAGGATATTTGCATTCACTGCCACCAAATTCAGTATAAGTGAAAGTGAAAGTGAAATTTAATACAGATGGCAAATGAATGGATAAAATTGAATTTGAACGGATCAAAATAGACCGAATTAATAAATGAGTAAGTTATTAATCCATCTAAAAGTTACTTGGACTAAAATGCAAATTATAACTcttacaaaatttaaattactttatttattttttcataatatttttagtatcttataaattattattttttattattatgatatatatagcATATCAAATGAAAACATCTTGTTTGAAgatattttgattaaatttttcATGCATCGCAGTAATAAATATCAACCCAAACTTTGATAGACAAAAATGGATTGAGCTAAACTAATAAATAGAGGGGTCAATAATCAATCCAAAGATGGATTAGTTGGGCGATTTATAATTTCATGGGCTAATATTGACACCTCTATGTTTGGAAAGGGTAAGATGTACGCAAACTTTACTCCTACCTTTGTAAGGTAGTAAAGAAGTTAATTCTGATAGACCCTTGGCTCGAAATTTAGATTCACCAAATTATCTAAACTGAAAtaaacacatacaaaaaaaatctttttaccTTGAGAAAATACATTCAAGAATTTGGGATCAGATATATATAGTCTTTACAACATGATTTGGCCTTTTAAACTTAAAGCTGTAAACTACAAAATTGGCAGTGTGATATATAGTTATCTAATTTAGTCATTAGTCGTTTACATGAGCATAGAAAATCTATACGTGAGTTCGAATCCTCTGACAGAACAGATAAAGAATCACTCTTTTCCTGCTTGAAGCTTTTTCTTCTGTTTTCGTCGTTGTTCACGCAAACCTGTGAAATGGAAACAGGACAGAGATGGCAAGAATTAAGGTTGGAAGATAAAAGGCAAACAATAGATGTCAATGTTAATTATCAGAGTGGTGAGGGGAATACGTTTTTTGGTGTCTTTCCTCTTTCTCCTTAACTCGGTTATATCTCTCCGCTTTTCAGCCATATCCTTCAGATTCAATTTACTCTGCGAGTGTAAAAGGCGCGTAATAGGCAGAGTTTAGGAACGAAAGTAGCATTAACGACTGTATTGTTGAAGATAATACACATATAAACAATTACTTCTATATTACCTCTGGACCAGCACTCCTAAGTGCCTGGAGGGGCTCGACACAATCCTGACCAATAACAATCAGTTTTTTCCCTTTAACATCTCCGGAGTTATTTGGATTTTTCTGCCTAGCTAATTCCTCCAGCTGGTTCTGAAGGAGAGGTGAAACACCAGcctgaaaagaaaaacaaaacctTTTAGACTAACACACGAAGCGATGTATGCGTCCAAAATAAGAGTCATCCAAAACGCCAAAGAAAACGATTATGTTATTCATTCTTGTACCACATAgcttagaaagaaaaaataggtaGTCTATTTGTCCAATATTATCTTTCAAGCTTATATACGGAAGGATGGCTTTTGGAGAAAAGCAGTCATTCTGAGAAACATCACATTACTTCAAGAACTCACCCCAGCCAAGTAGCGTTTTGAGAATGTTTTGGGTTGCAATGGCCGTGAAAGAAGATTTTTGAGTTCCTGCAATTCCGAAAAAAGTTCAATAGTTCAGTATAAATAAGAGTCTTTAAGACCCAAATTAGTCCAACGCTTTCTGGACCCCacacatagcgggagcttatTGCACCTAGCTGCCCTCTTTTTAGATATTAATATCAGAAATTTAATAATCAGAATGACCTCTTGTAGCTTGGTAAGTTGAGCAGACGTGGCTTTCTTTCGCTTATGATTGTTCACTCTTTCCTCTTCACTATCATCATCTTCCAAAACTAGTTCCATTAATTCAGCACTTCGCTCAAGCCAATTTTTCTTGGCCTTGTCCTGAAAAAAGGAAACTAACAATGAGCCAAATGTATATATCTGAACACAATTTACAAGCGGCAAAAAGAGGAAACAATATTCTGGAACTTTAAGATCAAGTTACTCGCTAAATACAGAGAAAACAATTTGCTTAATAGgttattttcctttaaattgTGAATACCACCCATCAAATAGGACGCATTTGGATAAGCCGATCCCCAACTAGCTTGGTGAAGCGTAGTGGTGGATGTTGCTTAAAGCCCAAATCTTCTGAAACCCAAAACCCAAAACCCAAGGGAAGGGCCCATCAGTGGCTATTTCCTACATTGCTCCCTCGGTGACACGAAATCCCAACCATAAGGTTGGGGGTGGAGGGTCCTTACCAGTTAGTCAGTTACCACTAAGCTATTCCTCGTTTTGGGTTAATACAGATAAGTTGGTAAACATTTTTGTAAGGGAACCAATAAGGGAGAAGTTTCCAACTACTTTCAGCagattatttcttattaaaGCAATGATCAACTAAGAGTGTTTTTGTCTCCTAACATATATGGTACAAATCCCAacacaaagaaaaaatatttcactATACTCTAGCAAAAAATCCTTCTTTTTAAGCTGTTTATGGAATTTATAGCAGAATGGAATAAGATTTCTACGAGGAAAACTACTTATTGTATCATAACCATGTTAATTTGttccaaaagaaaagataaaCCAATAAGGTAGAAGTTTTCAACTAATTGTGCTAGATTCTTCTTAGCAAAACAACTATAAAGGAAGAATAATAGTATCTTAACAATTTTGTATCCACGAAAGGAAAAACATTTACATATCTTTATCCCTTCAATGATAATTCAAAACAGTATGCAACATGCTTCCTAAAAAGAAAATACTAGTTGTCTAGTAACCAAGTTGGTATGTCCCAAAATATAAGAAGGAATCAGCGTACAATAAAGTGATGCTAATAAGAAGCATATGGATTACAAGATGAAGAACATTAGCTGCTTAAGAACATTAGTGGACTATAGTGAAGAACATTAGCTGCTTACGAACAAAAGAGGCTTCTGAAGTGTAAAGTAAATTGCATTATCAAGAAAAAAGCATTACAATCATCAGAGTTAGATTGGTCACACAGACTCATAACCATGACATAGGAAGAAGCATTTTAACACTCAAAGATACATGGGACCAGAAGATCACCTGAGAGTCCTTTCGCGAAATCTTGTCTATTTGACGTGCAAGGGATAATCGTTTCATAACTTCAGGCATGTATGACATTTCTAAAGGAAACCGCTGGAAGTTATCCTGGAAATAACAACAGCATCCATTGGTGCAAAAAAATTGATACTCAAATAGAgctttcataaaaaaaaatttaaatacaaAGACAggagggagaaaaaaataatatgtctTGAAATGAGTGTCAACCAAGTTAAGCATACAGCTACAATTGACCAACCGAGAAAGATAGAAGCAAGAAACTCTAAAACATCAGGAAAAGAGAAGCCAGAAGCAGTCTGCTCAGAGAAAAATAATGTCACTGCATCATCTAATCATTTTGTATAAGGAATATAGAACGAAATAATCACAAAAGTTAAAAATCTAAAAGGAAGTATTCATATGCTCAAAAATCTATACATATCGAGTCAACTTCCAAAATGAATGGTTTCCTCGCTTCCGCTCATTTAAAGAGGATATGTATCCATCTAATGAGTATTTGCTCCTTCCAGTGGATATTCGAAGATTACCTTTGAAAATGACTTGCATAAAGCAGCAAACTTTGAGGTATCATTTGGTGTGATTAAAGCAATGCTACACCCATCAGAATGAGCCCTAGCGGTTCTTCCACTTCTATGAACGTAAACCTGCACACAATTTTCATAGATTGAAATTGTGAACATTGTAACAAGCTACCAACAAGAGGGCACATTACAAACTTACTTCAGCTGAATGAGGTAGCTGATAGTGAATGACAGTTCGAACACCAGGAATATCCAAACCTCTGGCTGCAACATCTGTAGCAATGAGTATACCATGCTCGTGTCCCCGAAAACGGTCAATTGCCTGCATTGAACAAAATGGCTAAGAAGATAAGGCAACAGAGCACAAAGTAAAGCACATGTGCAATAGTTCAGTGTTTGTGAGTAGGAAAAGCACATTGATGTGACGATTGGACAAGATGGATCAAAATGACATCTTTTTCTATTCTCAATTATATGAAACAATCTCATAGCAAGTGGATAAAATGTCACGACTGTAGTCATAGAAATcctaacttatgacttttggcttataagcccatccaaacaggctctaaatAATTCGAGAACAGATCATTGGTGTACCAATCAAGAGGCACTAGACTGAACATCTCCTTTTCTACGCGGAAGAATTACCagacaatttgaaagaaaagaaattggAGCATAACCTAATATGgaaaagaaatcataaaaaaGTGACCTTAAGTCGAGCTCTCTGCTGCATCTGGGCATGAAGTGTCCAGACATTGACGCTAAGGATGCGCAAGAGGGAGGAGATATGGCGTAAAGCTGCAATGGACGTACAGAAGACAATTGTCCGACCTTGTCCATGAACACTCAAAATGTAATACAAATACCCATCTTTATCTTCTTCCCTGCAGCTGCAACCCAACAATGGAGATCGATTCCACACCAGGTGAGCATGGATGGTGAAAACAAGTACGTATTTACAGCAGCAGAAATATGTGAGAAGCTTCAGTTTAATATAAAACTATAGCAATTTGAAGGAAAGGGTATATCCGccgaaatatatacaaaatttgCAAACTCTGGGCAAAGATTAAACTTCACCAGCACATAAGCACAAAATTAATTGGAAACATGTATATAGCAAGATGAGGTGATGTTTGGCCAATGTCGATAAAGTTggcataaattattttcaaaagaaaaaacaagaaaTACCAACATACTCTATAAATGACTCCTCAAGCTTGTTGGCTAGAATTGATGCATTAGTCAGATCAATGATTGCCGCATCTGCCCTCATTCCTGCTCTCTCAGACAGAGTTTCTATTGAATTCAACTCATCGTTTGCTTTTGATTTTTGTGATCCACGCTTTAGCTTCTTCCTGAAATCGGCAGACAAAGCAATGGTTGCAGAAAACACAAATGTTTGCCTTTTCTTTCTTTGGACACTGGAAACTGTTTCACAATTTTGTGATTTCTGAGAATCGTCATCAGTTGATTTACTAGCCATAGGAAGCATGTCAACTATAGACTGCAACTCGTGGAAATGGCCATTTTCTATCATCCGATCGGCCTCATCCAGCACAAAAAATGACAGTGAATGCAACTGCACaagcaaaaaagaaaataacatcatCCACTCTATAGAACGGATAGAAACATGGGAATGCATGTTTCAACCTACTATAACAAATGTGGAGTAACTGACAAGGACCATTCAGATTATCAGGTGTCATGAGAAGCGACAACAAATAATTGATGAACAGTTGGCCTTAAGCACCACAATCTTTAGTTTGAAGTTATTCACACTTGAATTGCAATTATTGAGCAAACCAGGTAACAGACACCCCTGTGAACAACCTTATTAGGATTCACATTCTACGTTAGAGTAAACCTTCAACCAGTTGAAACAGAGGATTTTGAGGGTTCaataacataaataattttctatcgTGAAAAGAACAGGTCAATAcagaaagctatttcatagatTAAGAGGCAGAATAAACTCTCTCTATCCTTTGGCTGCTTAGCCAACAGATCAttctcttttttcctttctctcccTCCTTTTTCCTTTAGGCTGGGGAGAAGGGAGACATAGGAAGA
This DNA window, taken from Solanum dulcamara chromosome 3, daSolDulc1.2, whole genome shotgun sequence, encodes the following:
- the LOC129883188 gene encoding DEAD-box ATP-dependent RNA helicase 13; the encoded protein is MASQNSDKKRTKKRRRVESEESERINSLNWNPTITEKVSFLIGSNELEGGFMCLEEIDESEYNLGIAKSNGGSEEKGKTRPKKQKVDIKNEELNGEAKGESEEETEEVEKETKQKKKKKKKNKKDKINKDAVNEAEGNEESPAVTDGNDDQEQDSIDETEYYAWNELRLHPLLMKSIYAYKFKEPTPIQKACIPAGAHQGKDVVGAAETGSGKTLAFGLPILQRLLEEREKAERQLPENGELDEKVASTGFLRALIITPTRELALQVTDHLKEAARHSNFRVVPIVGGMSSEKQERLLKARPEIVVGTPGRLWELMSGGETHLVELHSLSFFVLDEADRMIENGHFHELQSIVDMLPMASKSTDDDSQKSQNCETVSSVQRKKRQTFVFSATIALSADFRKKLKRGSQKSKANDELNSIETLSERAGMRADAAIIDLTNASILANKLEESFIDCREEDKDGYLYYILSVHGQGRTIVFCTSIAALRHISSLLRILSVNVWTLHAQMQQRARLKAIDRFRGHEHGILIATDVAARGLDIPGVRTVIHYQLPHSAEVYVHRSGRTARAHSDGCSIALITPNDTSKFAALCKSFSKDNFQRFPLEMSYMPEVMKRLSLARQIDKISRKDSQDKAKKNWLERSAELMELVLEDDDSEEERVNNHKRKKATSAQLTKLQEELKNLLSRPLQPKTFSKRYLAGAGVSPLLQNQLEELARQKNPNNSGDVKGKKLIVIGQDCVEPLQALRSAGPESKLNLKDMAEKRRDITELRRKRKDTKKRLREQRRKQKKKLQAGKE